In Geotalea uraniireducens, the genomic window GTCGGTACCCGCCCCGATTGCCTCCCGCCTCCTGTCCTCGATCTGCTGGCAGAATACCACCAGCGCACCTATTTCTGGCTCGAACTGGGTCTCCAATCCCCGCTCGACCGTACCCTCGACCTGTTACGACGCGGCCACGACTTTGCCGCCTTCGAGCGGGCGGTAACTGAATGCGCAACCCGCGGCCTGCGGCTGTGCGCCCATGTCATCCTCGGGCTGCCGGGTGAGAGCCGGGCCGAGATGTTGGAAACGGCGGCGGTGCTCAATCGCTGTGGGGTCCAGGGGGTGAAGATCCATCTGCTTCATGTGATGCGGGATACAGCGCTGGCTGAGATGTACAATGCCGGGCGGGTGATACTTCTCGACCGGGACGAGTATGTTGGCCTGGTCTGCGATTTTCTGGAACGGCTCGACCCGCGGATCGTCGTCCAGCGGCTGACCGGCGACGGCCATCGTGACTATCTGCTGGCTCCTCTCTGGTCGCTGCAGAAGTTCGAGGTGCTCAATGCCATTGACGGTGAGTTGGTGCGGCGTGGGACGCGGCAGGGCAGCCGCTGGACCGGGCTAGGGGAAGAGGGGGGGCGTTAGAAAGGGTAGCCGAGGCCGACGAAAACCGCCGGGCCGTCCTTGCCGATGCCGATATCGACGCGGCCGACGATGTTGGGCCGAACCACGGCCCGGAAGCCGAGGCCGGGATTGAACTCGAAGCTGTTGGTCTTCGCCTTGTCAAGCGATTCCATAACCGCGCCGAGATCGATGAACGGCGCCAGTTCCCAGTCGGTATTGACGTTGAAGACGCTCCAGCGGAACAGTCTGATCCGCTCCTCCAGATTGCAGAGCAGGTAGCTGCTGTCGATGAACCGGTTCCGTCCGTAGCCGCGCAGTGTCGTTTCGCCGCCGAGGATGCTCCGTTCCAGGAAGGGGACATCGTTGCCGAGGGTCTGGTTGTAGGCGAGCCGGCCGACACTGATGTAGCGCGCCTTGCCCAGGGGGAAATACCCCTTCGTTTCTACCTCGTAATGGCGATAGCCGGCGCTGCTGCCGAGAAACTTGCCGCTCCCTTCGATGGAGGCCCTGGCGTACAGGCCGCGGGTCGGCATATCGCGGGAATCGAGTGTGCTGTAGACCAGACCGATCTTCTGGGCATGGGCGGTGAATCCGTCAATACCCGGCACTTCCGCCACGGTGAACCGGTCAGCCGTATAGGGCAGATTTTCGACGGCGCCGGGGCGAATGCGTACCTTGCGAAAACGTTCTCCCACCACCAGCTGGATATGGGGCCAGATTTCGTAACCGGCCGAAAGGGTAAAACCGTATTCCTTGTCGGCGTAGTTGGTCTCGTCATCTTTGGAGCTGTCCGACTGAAAACCGAAGAATCGTGCCGATCCGTCACTGAAATCGTAAATGAAGGCGTTGGTTTCCAGCTTTTTGTCGAAGAAGGTCTTGTCACGGAGCCGCAGTTCGTAGTCCTCATTGACGCGGGTCGATTTGGAGAGGTTTGTCTCCCAGTTGCGGTCAGGAGAAGGGAAAAAGGCTCCGTAGAAAGTGAAGGTCGTGCCGAAGTTCTGATTGTAGTTGATCTGGGGCGCGATCAGCGTACTGACCTCGTCCTTGGCGTTATGGATGAGAAAAGCACTCAGGGCGCCGAGGGTAACGCCTTCGTTGGGGCTGCTGGCGATGACCGGCAGCGGGATGGTTACTACCTTGACCGGGTCGCCGAAGTTTTCGTCGGTGAGCGGGTACGGGAGCCTCTGCCGTGGCACCATGCTGGTGCAGGCGGTGAGCGCCATACCAAGAAATATGAGAAATATAGGTGCGGTTATCCGAGACATGGGAACAATTCTGTATGCCGAGGTTTTCAACCAAGGGGACAGAATAACGGGTTTGCTGCCCATGTTCAATAGAAAAGAGCTCGCCGGTTCGGTCCGGGCGGGCGGCCTTACCCTGCTTCCTGTTGCTCCAGCCAGTAGAGCCAGGCAAGCAGTTCAGCGACGGCCCGATAGAGTTCCGGAGGGATGTCGTGATCGATGTCGACCTGCATCAGCTGAGAGACGAGGGCGGGTGACTGATGAACGTAGACCCCGGCCTCCTGCGCGCAGGCAATGATCGCCTCGGCGGTAACTCCGTGTCCCTTGGCAACAACCTGCGGCGCGTAATGTCCCTCCCGGTAAGAGAGGGCTACCGCCTTCCGTTCCCGCTCACTTTTCTGCATGACGCACGATGAGGCCGGACAGCCGCAGTCCGGCCGCCTCCATTCGCTCTTCCAGATTTCCTTTGGTCGCAGCCAGGGAGACGCTGGTTTGTTCTTCGTCGGCGGCTACGTTGACGGCCACTTCCCCGCCGGCGAGGCGGATGGCGGCACTGACTGCGCCGAGCCGGGGAAGGACCAGTCGCACTTCGGTTTCCCACGACCGTTCGCCGTGCTGGTGACCTCCTCCCTGCCGTTCATCGACTTTCCATTCCATGAACTGATCGGGCCAGACTTGGCCGAACCAGCTGAATTGGCCGGTATTGAGGACTGCCAGCTGCTCTTTGATGAGCGAGATGGTCTGGGGATCGATGCCGCCTTGGAGTGATTCGGGCAGGGCAGCATGGTACGGGGAGCTTTTGTCGAGCATTGGCACGTCGCCTGTTTTGATGGCTGTCGCGGCAGGTTCCGGCGTGCCGGCTGCCGGAGGAGGTCCGGCCGGCGCGCCTACCGGCGGCCGATGGCTTTCAGGATGTGGCTGCGGGGGCGCTGCGGATGGTTCGCCATGGAGGACGACGGTATTCGGCGCCTGGCGTGCCCCGGCGGAGTCAGTCGTTGTGGCCGGCTCACCGGTGGTCAATCTCTCTGGGAGGCCGGCCAGTCGCGTAATCTCCGGCTGGCTGTTCTCCAGTGGCGGGGAGGCGGGGGGAGTGGCAGCGCCGGTGGTGGTCGGGCGGGAAGGCTGTCCCGCCGGGCCGTCCTGTGCTGCCATTGCCGATCCGGGAGAGGTGGCCACCGTCCCGTTTGGTTCATCTGCTCCGGACGCGGAAAATGCCGGTGACGGGCCGGTGACTGTCCCGGTTTGAGCGCCGGCTGGAATCGGCCGGCCGGCAACGGATGCCGGCGTGGTCGTGCTGCCGGCATCCGTTGCCGGTGGCGCGGCGGAGTCCGGGCCGGTTCCCGGTCGGGCGCCGGACAGCGTCCCATTACCCCTGGTCGGCGTCTCCCCCGTTGTGGTTGCCGTTGGCTGCTCCGGTGAAGTGGTCCCTGGGGCGCGGGTGGCCGTAGTTTGTGGGACATTTTCTGTTGCCGGCCGGATTTGGCCGTCAGCCACGGGTGCGTCGGCCGCCGACTTGTTCCCCCGGGTGCGCAGGTAATCGGCAAGCCGCGAAAGTGCCCCTTGCGGCTCGCTGAGCAGCTCCGCCAGCGGGAAGTTCCCCTGCAGCCACTGGGCAAGGTGCGATTCGTAAAAAATGCCGCTTTTGCTGAGAACATTGCGCAGGCCGGCGGCGAGCACCTGGGGATCGTTGGGGGGCGTCGGACTGACCAGCGAGGGCCGGGGGAGGGAGGAGACGGTCGTGGCTGTCGGCCCATCCGCCGTGGCCAGCAGGTTGAGCCAGCGGCCGGTGTCGCTGATCTGCACCGGTACTCCCGAGTTGGCCTCCTGCGAAAAAGCAAAAATGAGCTGCGGCTCTTCGCTGACGTAGGTCAACTCCACCGTTTGGCCCGGCTGGAGGTTGACCGGCAGTTCCATGTTCAGAAGCTGATTGGCCAAGCGGATCAGGTAGCGGTTGTTCGGCAGGTTGGCCATGACCTCCCCCTGCACCATCTGGCCGGGGGTCAGATTGAGCGGGGTGAGGCTCTGCCAGTTGGACTCGGTCAGGGTGAACGATGAGTCCTTTAGCAGCGTCTGGGCGAGCTGGGCAATTTCGTTGGTGACGATCATGTAGTACTTTTCGGTCGCCCCGGGAAAAAATGAAGCCTTTCGCCCGGGGAAATGCCGCTACCCCCAGAGCATCAGCCCTTGGTCATAAACAGGGCCCAGCTCCGTATGGCAGGGCATGACCCGTACCATGAAGCCGTAGCGACCGCAGAAACGGCACTCGATTTCGCCGGCAAAGAGCTGGTTCCCCTCGGCAGATTGGCCGGCGTGCGCCAGCGGGAGGAGCTCGCCGCCAATGATGTTCCCCCGCGAATCGAGGACGCCGCAATAGAGTTCGACCGCCAGTTGTTCGGGGGCAATAGCGCCGAGGGTCAGCTCGGCTGTCACCGGAATCAGGGTGCCGAGCGGGACCTCGGCGGTAGCGACCGCCTCGACAGCCCCGATGCGGACCTGCGGCCAGAGCCGGTGCATCTCCCCCTTCCAGCGGGCCAGCTCGGTAGCAAGGGCCATCCGGTCGGCGGAAAGTTTTTCCCATTGGCTGAAAGACTCCAGATACATGCGGGTGGTGTATTCCTCGACCATCCGTTCGGAACTGAAAACAGGGCAGAGCGTTTGCAACGAGGCCTTGATGCAACCGAGCCAGCCCCGGGGGACATTGTCGGTGCCGCGATCATAGAAGAGCGGGATGACCTCCTTTTCCAGCAAATCGTAGATCGCCCGGCTCTCCACCTCGTTCTGGTAGTCGATATCGTCGTAAACCTCTCCGTTGCCGATGGCCCAGCCGTTGTTTCCCCGGTACCCCTCTGGCCACCAGCCGTCGAGTACGCTCATATTGAGCCCGCCGTTGAAGGCGACTTTCATGCCGCTGGTACCGCTCGCCTCGAAGGGGCGGCGGGGGGTGTTGAGCCAGACGTCGACCCCCTGGACAAGGTGCCGGGCCACGGCCATGTCGTAATCCTCGATGAAGACGATCCGGTTGTGGAAGCGTTTCTCGAGGGAGTGCTGAAAGATCTGCCTGATCAACTCCTTCCCCTCGACATCCTGGGGATGGGCCTTGCCGGCAAAGATGATCTGTACCGGCCGGTCGGCATCGTTGAGCAGCCGCGCCAGCCGGTCCAGGTCGCGGAACAGCAGGGTGCCCCGTTTATAGGTGGCGAAGCGGCGGGCGAAGCCGATGGTCAGGACTTCCGGATCGAGCACCTCGTCGGCGGTGGCGATCTCCTTGGCGGTGGCACCGACTTTGGTCAGATGCTCTTTGAGCCGGCGCCGGGCGAACAGCACCAGCCGTTCCCGGCACCGTTCGTGGGTGCGCCACAGTTCGGAATCGGGGATGTTGACGGCTCGGCGCCAGAGCGCCTGGTCGGTCGGATCTTCCCGCCACCGGTTTCCCAAGTAGCGGGTGAGCAGCGCGGCCATTTCGTTGGAGAGCCAGGTTTTGGTATGAACGCCGTTGGTGACGGAAGTGATCGGAATCTGCTCTTCGGGGAGCTCGGGCCAGAGGTTGCGCCACATCTTGCGCGATACTTCGCCATGCAGCTGACTGACGCCGTTGGCATGGGCGGCGAGCCGGAGTGCCAGCACCGCCATACAGAACGCTTCGTGGGGGTTTTTGGGATTCTGCCGGCCCAGTGCCAGAAACTCGTCCCGGGATAGGCCGAGAGCGCGGTAATACCTTCCCAGGTACTTTTCCAGCAGATCGGGGGAGAAATGATCGATGCCCGCATCGACGGGGGTGTGAGTGGTGAAGATGTTGCCGGCCCGGACCGCTTCCATCGCCTCGGTAAACCTGAGGTTGTACTCCTCCATCAGCAGCCGGGTTCGCTCAAGGGCCAGGAAGGCCGCATGCCCTTCGTTCATGTGGCAGATATTGGGGGCGATGCCGAGCAGTTTCAGCGCCCGGATACCGCCGATGCCGAGGAGAATTTCCTGGCGGATTCGCATGTCCTGGTCGCCGCTGTAAAGCTGGGCGGTGATTTCCCGGTCTTCGGGGGCGTTCTCCTCAAGGTTGCTATCCAACAGGTAGAGGGGCACGCGCCCGACCTGGAGCCGCCAGAGCTGGGCTGAAACTTTGCGTCCCGCCAAGTCGAGTTCGATGGTCAGCGGCTTGCCGTCGGTGGTCCGTTCAAGGTGCAGGGGGAGGTTGTAAAAATCGTTCTCCGGGTAGATTTCCTGCTGCCACCCTTCGATATTGAGGTACTGGCGGAAATATCCCTGCCGGTAGAGGAGGCCGACCCCGACCAGGGGAATCCCCAAGTCGCTGGCCGATTTGAGGTGGTCGCCGGCGAGGATGCCGAGCCCCCCCGAATAGGTGGGAACCGACTCGTGGAGGCCGAATTCCATGGAAAAGTAGGCGGTCAGCATCGGTTTCGAGCCGTTGTAGTGTCGACCGAACCAGGTCTTTTCTTCCAGGTATTCCCGGAAACGGTTCTCGACCCGCTTGAGGTGGGTCATGAACCCTTCGTCGGCGGCAAGTTTTTCCAGGAACGTCTGCTGGAGAATGCCGAGCATTTCCACCGGATTATGGCGGGTCTGCTGCCAGAGCTCGATGTCGAGCCGCTTGAACAGTTCTACCGCTTCCGGTTCCCAGGTCCACCAGAGGTTGTAGGCGAGCTGCTGCAGGATGGCCAACTCGCCGGTCAGCGACGGGACGACCGTGAAACGGTGAAGCTTCGTTCTGAAATCCATGGAGCCTCCTCGGGAAACGGTGCCCGTAGCATGCTGTTGTCATTGTCAGTCCGGTTTCTCGATGCCGAACTTTTCCAATCGATATTGCAGGGTCTTGTAGCTCATGCCGAGCAGCGGTGCTGCCTTGGCGATCACCCAGTCCGCCCGTTCCATTGCCTTGATGATCAGTTCTTTTTCGAGCTCTTCGAACTGGATGCCGCCGGCCGGGAATTCGAAGGGGATTTTGCCGCCGCCGGCTCCCCCCTCCCGCACCTCGCCGGGGAGGTCTTCAGGGTGGATGTACTCGCTCTCGGCCATCAATATCCCCCGTTCGATCACCGATTCCAGCTGCCGGACGTTGCCCGGCCAGGAATAGTCCATGATCAGCTTTAGGGCGCTGCGGGCGATCCCTTTCACGGGGAGACCGGTTTGGGAGCCGTACTTGCGAACGAAGAAGTCGGCCAGGGTGGCGATGTCGTTTCCCCTCTCCCGCAAGGGGGGGAGATTGATCCTGATGACGTTGAGCCGGTAGAAGAGGTCTTCGCGGAATCCTCCCCGACGGATTTCGCCTTCCAGGTCGCGATTAGTGGCGGAGATGATCCGCACGTCGATCGGGATGTTGACCTTTCCCCCGACCCGGCGGATTTCCTTCGACTGGATGGCGCGCAGCAGCTTGGCCTGCATGGCGACGCTCATTTCGCCAATCTCGTCGAGGAAGACCGTCCCATCGTTGGCCGCTTCGAAGATGCCGATCTCCCGGCTGTTCGCCCCGGTGAAGGCCCCTTTCTCATGGCCGAACAGTTCGCTTTCCATCAGGTTTTCGGGGATGGCGGCGCAGTTGATGGCAAAGAACGGCCGTTTCTTGCGGGGACTGCCATCGTGGATCGCCCGGGCCACCAGTTCCTTGCCGGTCCCCGATTCGCCGTAGATCAGGACGGTGGAGTTGGTTGGCGCAATCTTGGCGATGATCCGGTAGACTTCCTTCATTTTGGGATGTTCGCCGATGATGTCGGGGATGGCAGCGGTCTGCTCCAGCTTCTTATGCAGGGCCCGGTTTTCCCTGACCAGGGCAACCCGTTCGAAGCCGCGCCGGAGGGTGAGCAGCAGGTCGTCCCGCTCCAGGGGTTTTTCCAGATAGTCGAAGGCCCCCTTTTTCATCGCTTCGACGGCCGAGTCGACGGTGCCGTGGGCGGTCATCATGATCACGCACTGTAGCGGATCGACGTGCAGTGCCCGCTCCAGCAGTTCCATCCCGGACATCCCCTGCATTTTCAGGTCGGTCAGGATGATGTCGAACTGTTGGGATTCGAGGTGTGCCAGTGCTTCCTGGCCGCCGGGCGCGGTGTTGACCCGGTATCCTTCACCTTCCAGAATGGTCTGGAGGATTTCGCGTTGTCCTCGTTCGTCGTCAACCAGAAGTATGCTGCCTGCCATTGATGTTCCTCGCTCTGCCAAAGACGCCGGCGCCGGGCCGGTCTGCTGCCTCACTCCGCCGGACCAGCCGGCAGGGTGACGATGAAAGTGGTCCCCTGGTCGACAATGCTTTCAACCTGGATATCGCCCCCGTGCTCCCGGATAATCCGCTCGGTGATCGCCAGACCGAGGCCGATTCCCGCCTCCTTGGTGGTGAACCAGGGCTGGAAGATCTTTGCCAGATCGTCAGGTCGGATACCGCCTCCCTCGTCGGCGAAGGTCAGCCGAAACTGGCGCAATTCCCGGTCGAACCGGGCACCGAGGGTGACCGTCCCTCCTCCCGGCATGGCTTGGGCGGCGTTGGTGACAAAATTGAACAGACAGTTGCGGAGCATTTCGCCGTCGACGCGCATCGGTGGCAGGTCGTCGACCAGGTCGGTAACGATGGCGATTCGCTGTTCGGTCAGCTTTTCCTCAAGGATCGGCAGCGCCTTTTCGATCAACTCCGCGTAGGAGATATCGGCGAGGCGGAGTTTGAGCGGCCGGCCGTAATTCATGAAGTTGACCACCATGTAATTGGCCCGGCGCACTTCCTCCTTGATCTTGTCCGCCAGTGGGACGAAGCGGTCGGTGCTTTCGGGGCAAGCAGCCATGAACTCGCTCTTCAGGTGGTCGATGGCGAGGCTGATGTAATTGAGCGGATTCCTGATTTCATGGGCGATACCCGATGCCAGCTGGCCAACCTTGGAGAGGTGCTCCGCCTCGTAGAGCCGCTTTTCCAGCGATTCCCGTTCCCGTAGCTTGGCGACCATCTCGTTGAAATCTTTGGCCAGGCCGCCGATTTCATCACCGCCGGTGGCCGGGAAGGTCACCGACAGATCGCCGTCCGCCACCCGGCGGACCCCGGTGGCCAATCGATTGATCGGTGCCGTGTAGCGCCGGGCGAGGAAGATGGAGAGCGTAATCCCGAACAGGAAGACCAGCGAGGTGGCGATCACCCGGTGGATGAAGTTGTCGTGCTGGATGGTGCGAATATTGTCGAGCAGCAGGTTAATCTGGACGTAACCGAGCTGTTCGTCGCCGACGATTACCGGCACTACCAGGTCGTACGCCCGGACTGACGAGGGATGGTCGCCCTTGCCGACGGGAGATGCCTTGAGTCCTTTGCCCAGTTTGCGGATTTCCCGTTTTTTGCCGACCTTCGTCGGGTCGGACGAATCGATGATCTCCCCTTCATTGTTGATGATGTTGACTTCTTTGATCCCCCGGACTTTCGCTTCCTTTAGATAATCCCGGAGTTGCGACTGGTCGGCTTCGTATTCGGAAGTCAGGTCGGCAATGCTCATCTGGATCGCCTTCGAAACGAAGGTGGAACTTTCCTGGATTTCCTGGACCAGGTCGTTCTGGCTGTACTGGTTGAGGGCGAAGAGCGTCATGATGGCGATGACGAGCAGCGACAGCATGATCGTCACCAGCTTGGTGTTGAGGGTCATGGGGAACCTCGGGTGGGATTTGCCGCGAAATACCGCGAAATTATACACGAGCCCCGGGAGGCACACAAGGGGATTGCGCCGAGAGTGTTCCGGCAGAGGACTCTTCTCCTCGCCGGCGATCTCTGCTATCATATCAGACTCTCCGGGCTTCCCGGGAACATCTGCGTCTCCGGGCGCTGCCGTTGGCAAGAGGGAGGTCCTGTGCACGAAATGTCCATTACCCAGAGCGTGGTTGAAATCTGCGAGAAAAATGCGGCGGGCCGTCGGGTCCTTGGCGTCACCCTGGAAATCGGCGAGCTTTCCGGCGTGGTGGCTGAGGCGGTGGAATTCTGCTTCACGGCCTGCGCGGCCGACACCCTGCTGGAAGGGGCGCGGCTCGAGATCGAGCAGACGGCGGGACGCGGTGCCTGTCCGTCCTGCGGCGCCGAGTTTCCCCTGCACAGCTACTTCGATCCCTGTCCCGAGTGCGGCGGTTACGGCGTGCGGGTGATTGCCGGCGAAGAGCTCCGGGTCAAGGAACTGGAGGTCGAGTAAACCTGTTGGAACCAAACGGTTTTTTCTCCGGGAGACACGATGCCGGTCGTGCGGTAAAATCGTTTACAAAGAGCGGCAAATCATTTAAAGTGGAGCGCCCTCCAACGAACATTGCCCGGGAGATGACCATGGACCTCCTCAAGAATACCCCCCTCGTGGAAGAACATTGCCGACGCAACGCCCTGATGGCCCCCTTCGGCGGCTGGAACATGCCGATCCAGTACGAGGGGATCATCGCCGAACATCGCTGGTGCCGGGAAAAGGCGGCGCTGTTCGATATCTGCCACATGGGCGAATTCCTCTTTACGGGGGATATCGTTGCCGGAGGGCTGGAAGACGTCTTCACCTTTTCCGTCGCCTCCATCCCGGTCGGTCGTTCCCGTTACGGCTTTCTGCTCAACGAACAGGGCGGCATCATCGACGATCTGATCGTCTTCCGGCTGGCCGAAGACGAGGCGATGGTGGTGGTGAACGCCGCGACCATCGACAATGACTTCGCCGTCATCAACTCCCGGCTTACCGGCGGGACGTTCCGCAACATCTCCGCTGAAACCGGCAAGCTCGATCTCCAGGGCCCGCTGGCCCGCGAGGTTCTCACCACGCTGGTTCCGGGAATTGCCGGGCTCCCCTATTTCAAGTTCGTCAAAACCACGCTGCTCGGTGCCGAGGCCATGGTCAGCCGGACCGGCTATACCGGCGAGCTCGGTTACGAGGTCTTCCTTCCCGCCGGAAAGACCGTCGAGCTCTGGTCGCGGCTGCTGGCCGACGAGCGGGTGAAGCCCGCCGGACTCGGCGCCCGCGACGTCCTCCGCCTGGAGGTGGGATACAGTCTCTACGGCAGCGACATCGACGAGACGACCACGCCGCTGGAGGCGGGTCTGGCGGCCTTCGTCAATTTCGACAAGCCGTTCGTTGGCCGGGACGCGCTGCTGCGGCAGCAGACGGAGGGGATCCGGCGGGCCAAGGTCGCCTTCCAGGTCGGTTCCCGGCGTTCACCCCGGCACCATTACGAAATCTGTTTCGAAGGCCGCGCGGTCGGTACCGTGACGAGCGGGGTCTTTTCCCCGATGCTCGGCTGCGGCATCGGCATCGGCTTCGTCACCCCGGAGGTCGCCGTCGTCGGTGCGCCGCTCACCATCCGTCACGACCGGGTGAGCATGGACGCCACGGCGGTCGAGCTGCCGTTCTACCGGGGCGGCTCGTTGCGTGCCTGACAGTTTCCTGGTTTTTACAGTATTCCAAACCACGACATTCAATTTTCAGGAGGATCGCCATGGACATGTACTTCACCAAAGAGCACGAGTGGGTCAAGATCAAGGAGGGGACTGCGGCAGTCGGGATCACCGAGTACGCGGCACACCAGTTGGGTGACGTCACCTTCGTCGAACTTCCCCAGGCCGGCAAAACGGTAAAACAGTTCGATACCCTGGCCGGCATCGAATCGGTGAAGGCGGCAAGCGATATCTATGCGCCGGTGTCCGGCAAGGTGACCGAGGTGAACGAGGCGCTCAACGACCGGCCGGAGATCGTCAACGAAGCGCCGGAGGACGCCGGCTGGATCGCCTGGATCGAGATGGCGGATACGGCCGAGCTGGCGCAGCTGATGAACCGCGAGCAGTACGACGAGTACGTGCGGGGTCTGGAATGAGCAGAGCCGGCTATTGTCCCACGACGCCCGAAGAGGAGCGGCAGATGCTCGACGCTATCGGCGTGACGAGCATCGACGACCTCTTCCGGCCGATTGCCCCGGGCCTTCGGGCAAAATCTTTCGATCTTCCCGACGGGATGTCGGAATTCGAGATGCTGCGGACATTCCAGGAACTGGCCGCCAAGAACGCCCAGCACCTGGTTACCTTTGTCGGCGGCGGCTATTACGACCACCTGATCCCGACGGTGGTCGACCACCTGACGGGGCGGGCCGAGTTCTACACCGCCTATACTCCCTATCAGCCCGAATGTGCCCAGGGAACCCTGCAGGCGCTTTTTGAATACCAAACGGCAATTTGCCGGCTGACCGGCCTGGACGTCGCCAATGCTTCGCTTTACGACGGCGGCACGGCGCTGGCCGAGGCGGCGTTGATGGCCCTCCGGGTCACCGGCCGACGCCGGCTGGTCATCGACGGGGCGGTCAACCCGTTTCACCGGGAGATCGTCCGGACCTATCTGGCCAACCTGGATGTCGAGCTGCTGGAGATTCCTCCCAAACTCGGCCTAGAGGACGATGCCCGACTGCGGGCGGCCATCGACGGCTCCGTCGCCGCAGTCCTCGTCCAGAATCCGAATTTCTTCGGCAGCGTCAGCGACTTCCGCCGGCTGGCCGACGAAATCCACGCCGCCGGTGGGCTACTGGTCGTTTCGACCTATCCGGTATCGCTCGGGCTGGTTGCCACGCCCGGTGAGATGGGAGCGGACATCGCCGTCGGCGACGGTCAGAGTCTCGGCAATCCGCTCTCTTTCGGTGGTCCTTCCTTCGGCCTGATCGCCAGCCGCAAAGAGTTCATCCGCAATCTCCCCGGACGGATCATCGGCGAAACCGTCGACCGTCACGGCGAACGGGGCTTCGTCCTGACCCTGCAGGCCCGCGAACAGCACATCAAGCGCCACAAGGCAACCTCCAACATCTGCAGCAACCAGAGCCTCTGTGCCCTGCGCGGGCTGATTTTCCTGTCCAGCCTCGGCCGGCAGGGATTTGCGGAGCTCGC contains:
- a CDS encoding sensor histidine kinase; amino-acid sequence: MTLNTKLVTIMLSLLVIAIMTLFALNQYSQNDLVQEIQESSTFVSKAIQMSIADLTSEYEADQSQLRDYLKEAKVRGIKEVNIINNEGEIIDSSDPTKVGKKREIRKLGKGLKASPVGKGDHPSSVRAYDLVVPVIVGDEQLGYVQINLLLDNIRTIQHDNFIHRVIATSLVFLFGITLSIFLARRYTAPINRLATGVRRVADGDLSVTFPATGGDEIGGLAKDFNEMVAKLRERESLEKRLYEAEHLSKVGQLASGIAHEIRNPLNYISLAIDHLKSEFMAACPESTDRFVPLADKIKEEVRRANYMVVNFMNYGRPLKLRLADISYAELIEKALPILEEKLTEQRIAIVTDLVDDLPPMRVDGEMLRNCLFNFVTNAAQAMPGGGTVTLGARFDRELRQFRLTFADEGGGIRPDDLAKIFQPWFTTKEAGIGLGLAITERIIREHGGDIQVESIVDQGTTFIVTLPAGPAE
- the hypA gene encoding hydrogenase maturation nickel metallochaperone HypA, translated to MHEMSITQSVVEICEKNAAGRRVLGVTLEIGELSGVVAEAVEFCFTACAADTLLEGARLEIEQTAGRGACPSCGAEFPLHSYFDPCPECGGYGVRVIAGEELRVKELEVE
- the gcvT gene encoding glycine cleavage system aminomethyltransferase GcvT, whose protein sequence is MDLLKNTPLVEEHCRRNALMAPFGGWNMPIQYEGIIAEHRWCREKAALFDICHMGEFLFTGDIVAGGLEDVFTFSVASIPVGRSRYGFLLNEQGGIIDDLIVFRLAEDEAMVVVNAATIDNDFAVINSRLTGGTFRNISAETGKLDLQGPLAREVLTTLVPGIAGLPYFKFVKTTLLGAEAMVSRTGYTGELGYEVFLPAGKTVELWSRLLADERVKPAGLGARDVLRLEVGYSLYGSDIDETTTPLEAGLAAFVNFDKPFVGRDALLRQQTEGIRRAKVAFQVGSRRSPRHHYEICFEGRAVGTVTSGVFSPMLGCGIGIGFVTPEVAVVGAPLTIRHDRVSMDATAVELPFYRGGSLRA
- the gcvH gene encoding glycine cleavage system protein GcvH, with product MDMYFTKEHEWVKIKEGTAAVGITEYAAHQLGDVTFVELPQAGKTVKQFDTLAGIESVKAASDIYAPVSGKVTEVNEALNDRPEIVNEAPEDAGWIAWIEMADTAELAQLMNREQYDEYVRGLE
- the gcvPA gene encoding aminomethyl-transferring glycine dehydrogenase subunit GcvPA, which encodes MSRAGYCPTTPEEERQMLDAIGVTSIDDLFRPIAPGLRAKSFDLPDGMSEFEMLRTFQELAAKNAQHLVTFVGGGYYDHLIPTVVDHLTGRAEFYTAYTPYQPECAQGTLQALFEYQTAICRLTGLDVANASLYDGGTALAEAALMALRVTGRRRLVIDGAVNPFHREIVRTYLANLDVELLEIPPKLGLEDDARLRAAIDGSVAAVLVQNPNFFGSVSDFRRLADEIHAAGGLLVVSTYPVSLGLVATPGEMGADIAVGDGQSLGNPLSFGGPSFGLIASRKEFIRNLPGRIIGETVDRHGERGFVLTLQAREQHIKRHKATSNICSNQSLCALRGLIFLSSLGRQGFAELARLNYDKAEYAKQALGRLSGVEVMNGGATFNEFTVCLPKDAAEVVAGLLRKGVAAGVPLGSYYPDMGHCLVVTVTEKRTREEIDTFVRQLEGALCN